From the genome of Populus trichocarpa isolate Nisqually-1 chromosome 15, P.trichocarpa_v4.1, whole genome shotgun sequence, one region includes:
- the LOC7453834 gene encoding probable protein phosphatase 2C 76 isoform X2 has product MLCNSCIRSVIVQAGIFRKTRLQLDNIGRSLNASRSINYKWNRQVFLRSSITMMVDSDSTDTRGPTVDLLKEKEDDGGFVSGWWKSEDGELSCGYSSFRGKRVTMEDFYDAKSTTIDGQRVCMFGIFDGQSYQQTDVDFLDSEKDTYRDDGSTASTAVLVGDHLYVANVGDSRTVISKGGKAIPLSEDHKPNRSDERKRIESAGGVVMWAGTWRVGGVLAMSRAFGNRMLKQFVVAEPDIQEQKIDQEFELLVLASDGLWDVVPNEDAVSIARTEEEPETAARKLTEAALTRGSADNITCIVVRFHHDKIDPSNSQQD; this is encoded by the exons ATGTTATGCAACAGCTGCATAAGGAGTGTGATTGTACAAGCTGGAATTTTTCGCAAAACAAGGTTGCAATTAGACAACATTGGGAGGAGTTTGAATGCAAGCCGCAGCATAAATTATAAGTGGAATAGACAGGTTTTTTTAAGGAGTAGTATAACTATGATGGTTGATTCTGATTCTACTGATACAAGGGGACCTACTGTTGATCTTTTGAAGGAGAAAGAAGATGATGGTGGATTTGTTAGTGGATGGTGGAAAAG TGAAGACGGGGAATTGAGCTGTGGATATTCAAGTTTCAGGGGAAAGAGAGTTACCATGGAGGATTTCTATGATGCCAAAAGCACCACGATTGATGGGCAAAGAGTCTGCATGTTTGGAATATTTGATG GCCAATCATATCAGCAGACTGATGTAGACTTTTTGGACTCTGAAAAGGATACCTACCGTGATGATGGTTCTACTGCTTCAACAGCAGTGCTAGTTGGTGATCATCTTTATGTTGCCAATGTTGGAGATTCACGGACTGTGATTTCAAAGGGTGGAAAAG CGATTCCTCTCTCCGAGGATCATAAACCTAACAGAAGTGATGAGCGGAAGAGAATCGAAAGTGCTGGAGGTGTTGTAATGTGGGCAG GCACTTGGAGAGTAGGAGGTGTATTGGCCATGTCCCGTGCTTTTGGTAACCGCATGTTGAAGCAATTTGTTGTTGCAGAACCTGATATCCAG GAGCAGAAAATAGATCAAGAATTTGAATTGCTTGTGCTCGCAAGTGATGGACTATGGGATGTGGTACCAAATGAG GATGCTGTTTCCATTGCCAGAACAGAAGAAGAACCTGAGACAGCAGCTAGGAAATTAACCGAGGCTGCTCTTACCCGCGGCAGTGCTGATAACATAACATGCATTGTAGTGAGATTCCACCATGACAAGATCGATCCATCCAATTCCCAGCAGGATTAG
- the LOC7453834 gene encoding probable protein phosphatase 2C 76 isoform X1 — protein sequence MLCNSCIRSVIVQAGIFRKTRLQLDNIGRSLNASRSINYKWNRQVFLRSSITMMVDSDSTDTRGPTVDLLKEKEDDGGFVSGWWKSEDGELSCGYSSFRGKRVTMEDFYDAKSTTIDGQRVCMFGIFDGHGGSRAAEYLKEHLFENLLKHPQFMADTKLAISQSYQQTDVDFLDSEKDTYRDDGSTASTAVLVGDHLYVANVGDSRTVISKGGKAIPLSEDHKPNRSDERKRIESAGGVVMWAGTWRVGGVLAMSRAFGNRMLKQFVVAEPDIQEQKIDQEFELLVLASDGLWDVVPNEDAVSIARTEEEPETAARKLTEAALTRGSADNITCIVVRFHHDKIDPSNSQQD from the exons ATGTTATGCAACAGCTGCATAAGGAGTGTGATTGTACAAGCTGGAATTTTTCGCAAAACAAGGTTGCAATTAGACAACATTGGGAGGAGTTTGAATGCAAGCCGCAGCATAAATTATAAGTGGAATAGACAGGTTTTTTTAAGGAGTAGTATAACTATGATGGTTGATTCTGATTCTACTGATACAAGGGGACCTACTGTTGATCTTTTGAAGGAGAAAGAAGATGATGGTGGATTTGTTAGTGGATGGTGGAAAAG TGAAGACGGGGAATTGAGCTGTGGATATTCAAGTTTCAGGGGAAAGAGAGTTACCATGGAGGATTTCTATGATGCCAAAAGCACCACGATTGATGGGCAAAGAGTCTGCATGTTTGGAATATTTGATG GTCATGGTGGTTCTCGTGCTGCTGAGTATTTGAAGGAGCACCTGTTTGAGAATCTACTGAAGCATCCACAATTTATGGCAGACACCAAATTAGCTATAA GCCAATCATATCAGCAGACTGATGTAGACTTTTTGGACTCTGAAAAGGATACCTACCGTGATGATGGTTCTACTGCTTCAACAGCAGTGCTAGTTGGTGATCATCTTTATGTTGCCAATGTTGGAGATTCACGGACTGTGATTTCAAAGGGTGGAAAAG CGATTCCTCTCTCCGAGGATCATAAACCTAACAGAAGTGATGAGCGGAAGAGAATCGAAAGTGCTGGAGGTGTTGTAATGTGGGCAG GCACTTGGAGAGTAGGAGGTGTATTGGCCATGTCCCGTGCTTTTGGTAACCGCATGTTGAAGCAATTTGTTGTTGCAGAACCTGATATCCAG GAGCAGAAAATAGATCAAGAATTTGAATTGCTTGTGCTCGCAAGTGATGGACTATGGGATGTGGTACCAAATGAG GATGCTGTTTCCATTGCCAGAACAGAAGAAGAACCTGAGACAGCAGCTAGGAAATTAACCGAGGCTGCTCTTACCCGCGGCAGTGCTGATAACATAACATGCATTGTAGTGAGATTCCACCATGACAAGATCGATCCATCCAATTCCCAGCAGGATTAG
- the LOC7453834 gene encoding probable protein phosphatase 2C 76 isoform X4: MLCNSCIRSVIVQAGIFRKTRLQLDNIGRSLNASRSINYKWNRQVFLRSSITMMVDSDSTDTRGPTVDLLKEKEDDGGFVSGWWKSEDGELSCGYSSFRGKRVTMEDFYDAKSTTIDGQRVCMFGIFDGHGGSRAAEYLKEHLFENLLKHPQFMADTKLAISQSYQQTDVDFLDSEKDTYRDDGSTASTAVLVGDHLYVANVGDSRTVISKGGKAIPLSEDHKPNRSDERKRIESAGGVVMWAGTWRVGGVLAMSRAFGNRMLKQFVVAEPDIQELSRESKLPSSVDCKLLKRVY, from the exons ATGTTATGCAACAGCTGCATAAGGAGTGTGATTGTACAAGCTGGAATTTTTCGCAAAACAAGGTTGCAATTAGACAACATTGGGAGGAGTTTGAATGCAAGCCGCAGCATAAATTATAAGTGGAATAGACAGGTTTTTTTAAGGAGTAGTATAACTATGATGGTTGATTCTGATTCTACTGATACAAGGGGACCTACTGTTGATCTTTTGAAGGAGAAAGAAGATGATGGTGGATTTGTTAGTGGATGGTGGAAAAG TGAAGACGGGGAATTGAGCTGTGGATATTCAAGTTTCAGGGGAAAGAGAGTTACCATGGAGGATTTCTATGATGCCAAAAGCACCACGATTGATGGGCAAAGAGTCTGCATGTTTGGAATATTTGATG GTCATGGTGGTTCTCGTGCTGCTGAGTATTTGAAGGAGCACCTGTTTGAGAATCTACTGAAGCATCCACAATTTATGGCAGACACCAAATTAGCTATAA GCCAATCATATCAGCAGACTGATGTAGACTTTTTGGACTCTGAAAAGGATACCTACCGTGATGATGGTTCTACTGCTTCAACAGCAGTGCTAGTTGGTGATCATCTTTATGTTGCCAATGTTGGAGATTCACGGACTGTGATTTCAAAGGGTGGAAAAG CGATTCCTCTCTCCGAGGATCATAAACCTAACAGAAGTGATGAGCGGAAGAGAATCGAAAGTGCTGGAGGTGTTGTAATGTGGGCAG GCACTTGGAGAGTAGGAGGTGTATTGGCCATGTCCCGTGCTTTTGGTAACCGCATGTTGAAGCAATTTGTTGTTGCAGAACCTGATATCCAG GAATTATCCCGGGAGAGCAAATTACCTTCCTCAGTTGACTGTAAACTTTTAAAAAGAGTGTATTAG
- the LOC7453833 gene encoding cyclic nucleotide-gated ion channel 1 translates to MNQPQEKFVRFQDWKSEKTTEGRYSASNGIYPGKIRTTISSVSEKVQRGLESGSASFRRISKSLKSHSFNSEFASKQKILDPQGPFLQRWNKIFVLSCVIAVSLDPLFFYVPVIDDKKKCLSLDNTMEITASVLRSFTDIFYILHIIFEFRTGFIAPSSRVFGRGVLVEDTWAIAKRYLSSYFLIDILAVLPLPQVVILIIIPKMGGSSYLNTKNLLKFVVIFQYVPRFVRIYPLYKEVTTSGILTETAWAGAAFNLFLYMLASHILGAFWYLFSIERETNCWRKACGKNCGCKPELLFCDRDVVGDVTFLDGYCPIQTPNETIFNFGIFLDALQSGVVLSSMDFPQKFFYCFWWGLQNLSSLGQNLQTSTYVWEICFAVFISISGLVLFSFLIGNMQTYLQSTTTRLEEMRIKRRDAEQWMSHRLLPDNIKERIRRYEQYRWQETRGVDEETLVHNLPKDLRRDIKRHLCLALLMRVPMFEKMDEQLLDAMCDRLKPALYTEESYIVREGDPVDEMLFVMRGKLLTMTTNGGRTGFFNSEYLKAGDFCGEELLTWALDPHSSSNLPISTRTVRTITEVEAFALMADDLKFVASQFRRLHSKQLRHTFRFYSQQWRTWAACFIQAAWRRYSKKKLEESLRQEENRLQDALAKASASSPSLGATIYASRFAANALRALRRGSNRKSRVPDRVPPMLLQKPAEPDFTAEE, encoded by the exons ATGAATCAACCACAAGAGAAGTTTGTGAG GTTTCAAGATTGGAAATCAGAGAAAACTACTGAAGGTCGGTATTCTGCAAGTAATGGGATATATCCAGGAAAAATTAGAACAACAATAAGCTCAGTTTCGGAGAAGGTTCAAAGAGGATTGGAATCTGGTTCTGCAAGCTTTAGAAggatttcaaaatcattaaaatcacATTCATTCAACAGTGAGTTTGCTTCCAAGCAGAAAATTCTTGACCCACAGGGGCCTTTCCTTCAAAGGTGGAACAAGATATTCGTATTATCATGCGTGATTGCTGTTTCACTGGATCCTTTGTTTTTCTATGTCCCTGTGATTGATGATAAGAAGAAATGTCTTTCTTTGGACAACACGATGGAGATTACAGCAAGTGTTTTGCGCTCTTTTACGGACATCTTTTATATACTACATATTATATTTGAATTCCGCACTGGATTCATCGCTCCTTCTTCTCGGGTATTTGGAAGAGGTGTTTTGGTTGAGGATACTTGGGCAATAGCTAAGAGATATCTATCATCATATTTCTTAATTGACATTCTGGCAGTCCTTCCACTCCCACAG GTGGTGATTTTAATTATCATTCCAAAAATGGGCGGCTCAAGTTATTTGAATACAAAGAACTTGTTAAAATTTGTTGTTATCTTCCAGTATGTTCCAAGGTTTGTGCGAATCTATCCATTATATAAGGAAGTTACAACTTCTGGCATCCTTACCGAAACTGCATGGGCTGGAGCTGCATTTAATCTGTTTCTGTACATGCTTGCGAGTCAT ATACTTGGAGCCTTTTGGTATTTGTTCTCAATAGAACGAGAAACAAATTGTTGGAGAAAAGCTTGTGGGAAAAATTGTGGATGCAAGCCTGAACTTTTGTTTTGTGATAGAGATGTTGTTGGAGATGTCACATTTCTGGATGGTTATTGCCCGATACAAACACCAAACGAAACAATCTTCAATTTTGGAATATTCCTTGATGCCCTTCAGTCTGGTGTTGTTTTGTCGTCCATGGATTTTCCACAGAAGTTCTTTTACTGTTTTTGGTGGGGCCTGCAAAATCTGAG TTCTCTTGGTCAAAATCTTCAAACAAGTACCTATGTTTGGGAAATCTGCTTTGCAGTTTTCATTTCTATCTCCGGCTTGGTACTATTTTCATTTCTCATCGGAAATATGCAG ACATATTTGCAATCCACAACTACAAGATTGGAGGAAATGAGAATCAAAAGACGAGATGCAGAGCAGTGGATGTCCCATCGCTTGCTTCCAGATAATATAAAGGAGCGGATTAGGCGGTATGAGCAATATAGATGGCAAGAAACTAGAGGTGTTGATGAAGAGACCCTTGTCCATAATCTTCCCAAGGACCTTAGAAGAGACATTAAGCGTCACCTCTGCTTGGCTTTGCTCATGAGA GTGCCGATGTTTGAAAAAATGGATGAACAATTACTAGATGCTATGTGTGACCGTCTTAAGCCAGCATTATACACAGAGGAGAGCTACATTGTTCGTGAGGGTGACCCGGTTGATGAAATGCTCTTTGTTATGCGGGGCAAGCTATTGACCATGACCACCAATGGTGGAAGAACTGGCTTCTTCAACTCTGAGTACCTCAAGGCTGGTGACTTTTGTGGAGAGGAACTTCTCACATGGGCTTTAGATCCCCACTCCTCATCTAATCTGCCTATCTCAACTAGAACAGTTCGAACCATTACGGAAGTTGAAGCCTTCGCTCTAATGGCCGATGACTTGAAATTTGTTGCTTCTCAATTCCGGCGGCTCCACAGTAAGCAGCTCCGGCACACTTTCAGGTTTTACTCACAGCAGTGGAGGACATGGGCAGCCTGTTTTATACAGGCTGCATGGCGCCGTTATAGTAAAAAGAAGCTCGAAGAGTCTCTTCGGCAAGAGGAAAACAGACTACAAGATGCATTAGCCAAGGCTAGTGCGAGCTCACCAAGTTTAGGTGCCACAATATATGCCTCCAGATTTGCTGCTAACGCTTTGCGTGCTCTACGGCGTGGTAGCAATCGCAAGTCAAGGGTACCGGATAGAGTTCCACCAATGCTGCTGCAGAAGCCAGCAGAGCCTGATTTTACTGCTGAAGAATGA
- the LOC7453834 gene encoding probable protein phosphatase 2C 76 isoform X3 → MLCNSCIRSVIVQAGIFRKTRLQLDNIGRSLNASRSINYKWNRQVFLRSSITMMVDSDSTDTRGPTVDLLKEKEDDGGFVSGWWKSEDGELSCGYSSFRGKRVTMEDFYDAKSTTIDGQRVCMFGIFDGHGGSRAAEYLKEHLFENLLKHPQFMADTKLAISQSYQQTDVDFLDSEKDTYRDDGSTASTAVLVGDHLYVANVGDSRTVISKGGKAIPLSEDHKPNRSDERKRIESAGGVVMWAGTWRVGGVLAMSRAFGNRMLKQFVVAEPDIQEQKIDQEFELLVLASDGLWDVVPNENRRRT, encoded by the exons ATGTTATGCAACAGCTGCATAAGGAGTGTGATTGTACAAGCTGGAATTTTTCGCAAAACAAGGTTGCAATTAGACAACATTGGGAGGAGTTTGAATGCAAGCCGCAGCATAAATTATAAGTGGAATAGACAGGTTTTTTTAAGGAGTAGTATAACTATGATGGTTGATTCTGATTCTACTGATACAAGGGGACCTACTGTTGATCTTTTGAAGGAGAAAGAAGATGATGGTGGATTTGTTAGTGGATGGTGGAAAAG TGAAGACGGGGAATTGAGCTGTGGATATTCAAGTTTCAGGGGAAAGAGAGTTACCATGGAGGATTTCTATGATGCCAAAAGCACCACGATTGATGGGCAAAGAGTCTGCATGTTTGGAATATTTGATG GTCATGGTGGTTCTCGTGCTGCTGAGTATTTGAAGGAGCACCTGTTTGAGAATCTACTGAAGCATCCACAATTTATGGCAGACACCAAATTAGCTATAA GCCAATCATATCAGCAGACTGATGTAGACTTTTTGGACTCTGAAAAGGATACCTACCGTGATGATGGTTCTACTGCTTCAACAGCAGTGCTAGTTGGTGATCATCTTTATGTTGCCAATGTTGGAGATTCACGGACTGTGATTTCAAAGGGTGGAAAAG CGATTCCTCTCTCCGAGGATCATAAACCTAACAGAAGTGATGAGCGGAAGAGAATCGAAAGTGCTGGAGGTGTTGTAATGTGGGCAG GCACTTGGAGAGTAGGAGGTGTATTGGCCATGTCCCGTGCTTTTGGTAACCGCATGTTGAAGCAATTTGTTGTTGCAGAACCTGATATCCAG GAGCAGAAAATAGATCAAGAATTTGAATTGCTTGTGCTCGCAAGTGATGGACTATGGGATGTGGTACCAAATGAG AACAGAAGAAGAACCTGA